One stretch of Uloborus diversus isolate 005 unplaced genomic scaffold, Udiv.v.3.1 scaffold_575, whole genome shotgun sequence DNA includes these proteins:
- the LOC129233641 gene encoding stress-associated endoplasmic reticulum protein 2-like, giving the protein MVNSQRMRIANEKASKNVTQRGNVPKTSKAQDEKYAVGPWLLGLFIFVVCGSAVFQLIQSIRFG; this is encoded by the exons ATGGTTAACAGCCAACGAATGCGAATTGCGAACGAAAAGGCTAGTAAAAATGTCACCCAGCGTGGAAATGTGCCAAAAACATcg AAAGCACAAGATGAAAAGTATGCAGTTGGGCCCTGGCTTTTAGGCTTATTTATATTTGTGGTGTGTGGGTCTG cGGTGTTCCAGCTCATACAAAGCATCAGGTTTGGATGA